A part of Micromonospora chersina genomic DNA contains:
- a CDS encoding sodium:solute symporter family protein — translation MGDGLRLNMNALDYVILALYFVTVLGVGFAARRAIRTSVDFFLSGRSLPAWVTGLAFVSANLGALEIIGMAANGAQYGIMTVHYYWIGAVPAMVFLGIVMMPFYYGSKVRSVPEYLRLRFNRPTHLLNALSFAIAQVLIAGVNLYALALIMQLLLGWPLWVAIVIGAFIVLVYITIGGLSGAIYNEVLQFFVIIAGLVPITVLGLVKVGGVSGLMDAVRGSKLGEAGLHAWQNTGSTDNPLGAHWLGIVFGLGFVLSFGYWTTNFAEVQRALSARNMSAARRTPIIAAYPKLLIPVVTVIPGLIALITVKGLGAESGDMVYNNAIPLLMRDLLPNGVLGIAVTGLVASFMAGMAANVSGFNTVFTYDIWQAYFQRDRSDEYYVRVGRIATVVAVLIGIGTAFIAAGFSNIMNYIQALFSVFNAPLFGTFIIGMFWKRMTALAGFWSLLSGTVVALGTYLLYRAGVIHFNSDLEESFWGAGLAFVTVAVVAAIVTPLTRPKPADELTGLVYGLSDTTLKDDSLAGDAAWYRSPVLLGVIAVVLAALFYIPVF, via the coding sequence ATGGGTGACGGTCTGCGGTTGAACATGAACGCCCTGGACTACGTGATCCTGGCGCTCTACTTCGTCACGGTGCTCGGCGTCGGCTTCGCCGCACGGCGGGCCATCCGCACCAGTGTCGACTTCTTCCTCTCCGGGCGGTCGCTGCCCGCGTGGGTCACCGGCCTGGCGTTCGTCTCGGCGAACCTGGGCGCCCTGGAGATCATCGGCATGGCCGCCAACGGCGCCCAGTACGGCATCATGACCGTCCACTACTACTGGATCGGCGCCGTGCCGGCCATGGTCTTCCTCGGCATCGTGATGATGCCCTTCTACTACGGCTCGAAGGTCCGCAGCGTTCCCGAATACCTGCGGCTGCGCTTCAACCGCCCGACCCACCTGCTGAACGCGCTCAGCTTCGCGATCGCCCAGGTCCTCATCGCCGGCGTGAACCTGTACGCGCTGGCCCTGATCATGCAGCTGCTGCTCGGCTGGCCGCTCTGGGTGGCGATCGTGATCGGCGCGTTCATCGTGCTCGTCTACATCACCATCGGCGGCCTCTCCGGCGCGATCTACAACGAGGTGCTCCAGTTCTTCGTGATCATCGCGGGTCTGGTGCCGATCACCGTGCTCGGCCTCGTGAAGGTCGGCGGCGTCAGCGGCCTGATGGACGCGGTCCGCGGCTCGAAGCTGGGCGAGGCCGGGCTGCACGCCTGGCAGAACACCGGCAGCACGGACAACCCGCTCGGCGCGCACTGGCTGGGCATCGTCTTCGGCCTCGGCTTCGTGCTCTCGTTCGGCTACTGGACCACCAACTTCGCCGAGGTGCAGCGCGCCCTGTCCGCGCGGAACATGAGCGCGGCCCGGCGTACGCCGATCATCGCGGCGTACCCGAAGCTGCTCATCCCCGTGGTGACCGTGATCCCGGGCCTCATCGCCCTGATCACCGTCAAGGGTCTCGGCGCCGAGAGCGGCGACATGGTCTACAACAACGCCATCCCGCTGCTCATGCGCGACCTGCTGCCCAACGGGGTGCTCGGCATCGCGGTGACCGGCCTGGTGGCCTCGTTCATGGCCGGCATGGCCGCCAACGTCAGCGGCTTCAACACGGTGTTCACGTACGACATCTGGCAGGCGTACTTCCAGCGGGACCGCTCGGACGAGTACTACGTGCGGGTGGGCCGGATCGCCACCGTCGTCGCGGTGCTGATCGGCATCGGCACGGCCTTCATCGCCGCCGGGTTCAGCAACATCATGAACTACATCCAGGCGCTGTTCTCGGTGTTCAACGCCCCGCTCTTCGGCACCTTCATCATCGGCATGTTCTGGAAGCGGATGACCGCGCTGGCCGGCTTCTGGTCGCTGCTGTCCGGCACCGTGGTGGCGCTCGGGACCTACCTGCTCTACCGGGCCGGCGTGATCCACTTCAACTCCGACCTGGAGGAGAGCTTCTGGGGCGCGGGCCTCGCCTTCGTCACCGTGGCGGTGGTCGCCGCGATCGTGACGCCGCTGACCCGGCCGAAGCCGGCCGACGAGCTGACCGGGCTGGTCTACGGCCTGTCCGACACCACGCTCAAGGACGACTCGCTGGCCGGCGACGCCGCCTGGTACCGCTCGCCGGTGCTGCTCGGCGTGATCGCCGTGGTCCTCGCCGCCCTCTTCTACATCCCGGTCTTCTGA